A stretch of the Haloplanus aerogenes genome encodes the following:
- a CDS encoding glycosyltransferase family protein encodes MRIFPGIDAATQLRLRKRKRAIEREVLGKDSHTTIQCCAPRTTLNVHAYGLGDVMMARQMAAAFGAYLREYGDPEAGIVSLSAGGFMPLSDIEAGETTVFWWYSFGPMDDTPERFLDDVLESCADVEFDLLLCGSERIQEEARQAGYDTLYFPIGVYGYEPLGVERSGMGYAGSKNHKNDEKVAMLMGPYADREDFEWVDHFTTIDELNLWYNTRLVTFGLTKEGQRRWGVVNSRVFESLASGTPLIIPEHPTIDDVLGFEYPYQVSNAEETADFVDEILSDPDGTLETFRTYTERVREDHGYVRRLQTLFDAIA; translated from the coding sequence ATGCGAATCTTTCCGGGTATCGACGCCGCGACCCAACTGCGGCTTCGGAAGCGGAAGCGGGCCATCGAGCGCGAGGTTCTGGGCAAGGATTCGCACACGACGATCCAGTGTTGTGCCCCGCGGACGACGCTGAACGTCCACGCCTACGGGCTGGGCGACGTGATGATGGCCCGTCAGATGGCCGCCGCGTTCGGGGCGTACCTCCGCGAGTACGGCGACCCGGAGGCAGGAATCGTCTCCCTCTCCGCCGGCGGCTTCATGCCCCTCAGCGACATCGAGGCGGGTGAGACGACGGTCTTCTGGTGGTACTCGTTCGGCCCCATGGACGACACGCCGGAGCGATTCCTCGACGACGTGCTGGAGTCCTGCGCAGACGTGGAGTTCGACCTGCTCCTCTGTGGATCGGAGCGCATCCAGGAGGAAGCGCGACAGGCCGGCTACGACACCCTCTATTTCCCCATCGGTGTCTACGGCTACGAACCCCTTGGAGTCGAGCGGTCGGGGATGGGCTACGCGGGGTCGAAAAACCACAAGAACGACGAGAAGGTGGCGATGTTGATGGGGCCGTACGCCGACCGGGAGGACTTCGAGTGGGTCGATCACTTCACCACCATCGACGAACTCAACCTCTGGTACAACACGCGGCTGGTCACCTTCGGACTGACGAAGGAGGGGCAGCGACGGTGGGGCGTCGTGAACAGTCGGGTGTTCGAGTCGCTGGCATCGGGGACGCCGTTGATCATCCCCGAACATCCCACCATCGACGACGTCCTCGGCTTCGAGTATCCGTATCAGGTGTCGAACGCCGAGGAGACGGCAGACTTCGTGGACGAGATTCTATCCGATCCGGACGGCACGCTGGAGACGTTCCGGACCTACACCGAGCGCGTCCGGGAGGACCACGGGTACGTGAGACGGCTGCAGACGCTGTTCGACGCTATCGCGTGA
- a CDS encoding UDP-glucuronic acid decarboxylase family protein: protein MAQRSALVAGGAGFLGSHLCERLLSDGYQVICVDNLGSGRRSNIRHLLDDDEFQLMERDIRSNPEFPPTDEVFHLASRASPADFTEFPVRIALTNTEGTRHLLDFARDYDAKMVFASTSEVYGDPEVHPQPETYTGNVNIRGPRGCYDESKRFGETLTVAYERKYDVDVRTARIFNTYGPRMRPDDGRVVPTFIRQALGGEDLTIYGDGTQTRSFCYVNDLVDGLVTLMNSEGTKGSVFNLGRENEITIETLAETILDMCATESGIAYEPLPEDDPMRRKPDISKAREQLGWEPTIPYRDGLAKTLSYYEERLD from the coding sequence ATGGCTCAACGGTCCGCCCTCGTCGCCGGTGGCGCCGGCTTCCTTGGCAGTCATCTGTGTGAGCGACTCCTGTCGGACGGCTACCAGGTGATCTGTGTCGACAACCTCGGAAGCGGCCGCCGGTCGAACATTCGCCATCTGCTCGACGACGATGAATTCCAGCTCATGGAACGGGACATCCGAAGTAATCCGGAGTTTCCGCCCACGGACGAGGTGTTTCACCTCGCCTCCCGAGCCTCGCCCGCCGACTTCACCGAATTCCCCGTCCGCATCGCGCTCACGAACACGGAGGGGACGCGCCACCTGCTGGATTTCGCCCGGGACTACGACGCGAAGATGGTCTTCGCGAGTACGAGTGAAGTGTACGGCGACCCGGAGGTCCACCCCCAGCCCGAGACGTACACCGGGAACGTCAACATCCGTGGGCCGCGCGGCTGTTACGACGAATCGAAGCGCTTCGGCGAGACGCTGACCGTCGCCTACGAGCGGAAGTACGACGTGGACGTGCGGACGGCGCGCATTTTCAACACCTACGGCCCGCGGATGCGCCCGGACGACGGCCGCGTCGTCCCAACGTTCATCCGGCAGGCGCTCGGCGGCGAGGACCTGACCATCTACGGCGACGGCACGCAGACCCGGAGTTTCTGTTACGTGAACGACCTCGTCGACGGCCTCGTCACGCTCATGAACAGTGAGGGGACGAAAGGGTCGGTGTTCAACCTCGGCCGGGAGAACGAAATCACCATCGAGACGCTGGCCGAGACGATTCTCGACATGTGTGCCACCGAGAGCGGCATCGCCTACGAACCGCTGCCGGAGGACGACCCCATGCGTCGAAAGCCGGACATCTCGAAGGCCCGAGAGCAACTCGGATGGGAGCCGACGATCCCCTACCGCGACGGCCTCGCGAAGACGCTCTCGTACTACGAGGAGCGACTCGACTGA
- a CDS encoding capsular polysaccharide export protein, LipB/KpsS family: MELKHGVLAALSRFGLGQVALAAHDRVAEAPGIGIGVDDSIASYSLENDSAGTVLFPLIPGYSTLCYRFGALGHAFRTRGHRPLILYDDDDLRSSPELTVDSPHPSTTTELCRFRAKRVSSMFGLDTVSVSDALPAEYREPSLPNDIESATYRGVPVSRIATTSVKKYLKRYTLDLSDPNARSAYTDFLLDAMVLTDAIYALAETVDPELIVVNEPYYLQGAVPIAAGRQAGIGCYSQMNGYFDATIMFGRGDNRSPMPQFTNPDVVEAALEMPLSDDERATIETVMEGRKSGRIVRQRYSSGTNQSLDPDADTLVGVFTNLLWDASLIPEGAVYDDVYEWLSDTISELGGQSDIHAVIKTHPAEAKFGTRESVSGWLQDTYDQLPDNVTHLLPDTDVDTYALIETLDVGIVFNSTVGLEMAFEGKPVVTAGYPHYLGFGFTYDSDSKPAYRNLLGRLDELELSDEKQRRAERYAHFFFACKHLDFSIQDTDPGGRSANVVEHADLEPGSQPYDAIVEQILAGDEVIAPSCRHRIQ; this comes from the coding sequence ATGGAGTTGAAACACGGCGTGTTGGCGGCTCTCTCGAGATTCGGCCTCGGACAGGTCGCCCTCGCCGCGCACGACCGGGTCGCCGAAGCGCCGGGGATCGGTATCGGCGTCGACGACAGCATTGCATCCTACTCCCTTGAGAACGACTCCGCAGGAACTGTTCTCTTCCCGCTTATTCCTGGCTACTCGACGCTCTGCTATCGATTCGGCGCCCTCGGGCACGCGTTCCGAACGCGGGGGCATCGACCGCTGATTCTCTACGACGACGACGATCTCCGTTCGAGCCCGGAACTGACAGTCGACTCCCCACATCCAAGCACGACGACGGAGCTGTGCCGGTTTCGGGCCAAGCGCGTCTCGTCGATGTTCGGCCTCGATACCGTCTCGGTCAGTGACGCGCTCCCGGCAGAGTATCGGGAACCGTCGCTTCCGAATGACATCGAGTCAGCAACGTATCGCGGTGTACCAGTGTCGAGAATCGCGACAACGTCGGTCAAGAAATATTTGAAGCGATACACGCTCGATCTGTCGGACCCGAACGCAAGGTCGGCTTACACGGACTTCCTCCTCGATGCGATGGTTCTCACCGATGCCATCTACGCACTTGCTGAGACGGTTGACCCCGAACTGATCGTTGTCAACGAACCCTACTATCTACAGGGGGCGGTCCCGATTGCCGCCGGCCGGCAGGCCGGTATCGGCTGCTACAGCCAGATGAACGGCTACTTCGACGCTACGATCATGTTCGGACGGGGAGACAATCGGTCGCCGATGCCACAGTTTACCAATCCCGATGTGGTCGAGGCGGCTCTCGAGATGCCGCTCTCCGACGACGAACGGGCGACTATCGAGACGGTAATGGAGGGGCGAAAATCCGGGCGTATCGTCCGACAGCGGTACTCCTCAGGAACCAACCAGTCACTCGACCCCGATGCCGACACCCTCGTCGGCGTGTTCACGAACCTCCTTTGGGACGCATCGCTGATTCCCGAGGGTGCGGTGTACGACGACGTGTACGAGTGGTTATCCGATACGATTTCCGAACTCGGTGGACAATCGGACATCCACGCCGTGATCAAGACCCATCCCGCCGAGGCCAAATTCGGTACACGGGAGAGCGTCTCGGGTTGGTTACAGGACACGTACGACCAACTGCCGGACAACGTCACGCATCTACTACCCGACACGGATGTCGATACCTACGCTCTGATCGAGACGCTCGATGTGGGCATCGTCTTCAACTCCACGGTCGGCCTTGAGATGGCTTTCGAGGGGAAGCCGGTCGTCACCGCCGGCTATCCCCACTATCTGGGATTCGGCTTCACGTACGATTCGGACTCCAAACCGGCGTATCGGAATCTCCTCGGTCGTCTCGACGAACTGGAGCTGTCGGACGAAAAACAGCGCCGCGCCGAACGCTACGCCCACTTCTTTTTCGCCTGCAAACATCTCGATTTCTCGATCCAGGACACCGATCCCGGTGGCCGGTCGGCGAACGTCGTCGAACACGCTGATCTCGAGCCTGGGAGCCAACCCTACGACGCCATCGTAGAACAGATTCTCGCTGGAGATGAGGTGATCGCTCCATCCTGTCGCCATCGAATCCAATAG
- a CDS encoding PseG/SpsG family protein encodes MHVALRADGGSDIGMGHLVRVATLATAMTDRGHDAMLLTETPEAAAAVSPASLPIDTDIDAALKTTAFDALIVDLPAESRSPTVELASLDLYERLAARVPALVVIEDYVDRTVHADLLINGHIYAHRAGYRWTGTEPKWLLGGNYVILDEEIRTLAARTPPWRDPPERCLVSMGGSDVASVTPTAMRAFGGRSVSVDVIVGPGFDEATRETIEEAAKAVDCQFTLHEDPEDLATLMFDADIAVSALGLMTYEFLALGTPIVGAVTAPDQRPKARALRDDDAGVVVDDLEASSFRDALDSLLLDADRRRTVRDRGRELVDPDGVKRIVDTIADLPD; translated from the coding sequence ATGCACGTAGCGCTTCGAGCAGACGGGGGCAGCGACATCGGAATGGGCCATCTCGTTCGCGTCGCGACGCTCGCGACGGCGATGACCGACCGCGGTCACGACGCGATGCTACTCACCGAGACGCCCGAGGCGGCAGCGGCCGTGTCACCCGCGTCGCTTCCCATCGACACCGACATCGACGCCGCGCTGAAGACGACGGCGTTCGACGCACTGATCGTGGACTTGCCGGCCGAGTCGCGAAGCCCAACAGTCGAACTTGCGTCGCTCGACCTGTACGAACGGCTCGCGGCCCGTGTTCCGGCGCTCGTCGTAATCGAAGACTACGTCGACCGGACGGTCCACGCCGACCTGCTGATCAACGGCCACATCTACGCTCATCGAGCCGGATATCGGTGGACGGGTACGGAGCCGAAGTGGTTGCTCGGCGGTAACTACGTGATCCTGGACGAGGAGATACGGACCCTCGCTGCACGGACGCCACCGTGGCGTGACCCACCCGAGCGCTGTCTCGTCTCGATGGGTGGCTCCGACGTAGCGTCCGTCACGCCGACGGCGATGCGTGCGTTCGGTGGCCGGAGCGTTTCGGTCGACGTCATCGTCGGGCCGGGGTTCGACGAGGCAACTCGGGAGACCATCGAGGAGGCCGCCAAGGCGGTCGATTGCCAGTTCACCCTCCACGAGGATCCGGAGGACCTCGCGACTCTGATGTTCGACGCCGACATCGCCGTCTCTGCGCTCGGTCTCATGACGTACGAATTTCTCGCGCTCGGGACGCCGATAGTCGGCGCCGTGACCGCCCCGGACCAGCGCCCGAAGGCACGTGCGTTGCGCGACGACGACGCCGGTGTCGTCGTTGACGACCTCGAGGCGTCGTCGTTTCGTGACGCCCTCGATTCGTTGCTGTTGGACGCGGATCGGCGGCGAACCGTTCGGGACCGAGGCCGAGAACTCGTCGACCCCGACGGAGTCAAACGGATCGTCGACACGATAGCGGACCTACCGGACTAG
- a CDS encoding cytidylyltransferase domain-containing protein produces the protein MTTVGVLQARMGSSRLPGKMMYPLACRPVVEHVVRRVQRAETLDELVVAISEHPSDDVLKTTLHDLSVTTFRGSEQDVLARIYDAAVDAGADDIVRICGDTPLLSPAVVDAVVERLWATDADYVYTMEPRTFPRGLDVEAFSARSFEQVADRADQPHQREHVTVYYREHSSEFDLETVTSANVFDDDTLVDRPGLRLTLDEAADYELFRRVYDELDFEGIIALRDAVDYIDSHELASINEHVEQRAATDSG, from the coding sequence ATGACGACTGTCGGTGTCTTGCAGGCGCGGATGGGATCGTCGCGTCTGCCCGGTAAGATGATGTATCCGCTCGCCTGTCGCCCCGTGGTCGAACACGTCGTCCGCCGTGTTCAGCGTGCCGAGACGCTCGACGAACTCGTCGTCGCCATCTCCGAACATCCGTCGGACGATGTCCTCAAGACGACACTCCACGACCTCAGTGTCACCACTTTCCGTGGGAGCGAGCAGGATGTCCTCGCCCGCATCTACGACGCGGCCGTCGACGCCGGTGCCGACGATATCGTCCGAATCTGTGGGGATACGCCCCTCCTTTCGCCCGCCGTCGTCGACGCCGTCGTCGAACGGCTATGGGCGACCGACGCCGACTACGTCTACACTATGGAGCCGCGGACGTTCCCCCGCGGCCTCGACGTGGAGGCGTTCTCGGCTCGGAGTTTCGAGCAGGTCGCCGACCGTGCCGACCAACCGCACCAGCGAGAACACGTCACCGTCTACTACCGCGAACACTCGTCCGAGTTCGACCTCGAGACGGTTACGTCCGCGAACGTGTTCGACGACGACACGCTGGTGGATCGGCCGGGCCTTCGACTGACGCTAGACGAGGCCGCGGACTACGAACTCTTCCGCCGCGTGTACGACGAACTCGACTTCGAGGGAATCATCGCACTCCGCGACGCTGTCGACTACATCGACAGCCACGAACTGGCGTCGATCAACGAGCACGTCGAACAACGCGCGGCGACCGACTCGGGCTAG
- a CDS encoding N-acetylneuraminate synthase family protein, with product METFDIGDRPIGPGHETFVIAEAGSNHNGDFETAKSLVDAAADAGADAVKFQTFRVDSMYAEQDEESDDLLEQFESLEMPYDWIPILADYCRESGVQFLSTPFDEQSAAELAEHVPAFKIASMSMSNLPFLRSLGEFDVPLVLSTGGHEFTDIATAVETLDDANVSEYVLLQCVAAYPAPLDRSNVRVVETLREEFDCLAGLSDHTLDPTTAPTVAVSLGATIVEKHFTLDNSMEGPDHSFALEPDELEAMVDAIRKTEQALGSPEKRVLDVEQDVVSVAKRGIHVVRDVPADTTLDTTDIAVRRPGQRERGLDPSFYDDVIGRTTATALDAGEPLTWEKLRD from the coding sequence ATGGAGACTTTCGACATTGGGGACCGTCCGATCGGCCCCGGCCACGAGACGTTCGTCATCGCGGAGGCGGGGTCGAATCACAACGGCGACTTCGAAACTGCGAAGTCGCTTGTCGACGCTGCGGCCGACGCCGGTGCCGATGCCGTGAAATTCCAAACCTTTCGGGTCGACAGCATGTACGCCGAGCAGGACGAGGAGTCCGACGACCTGCTCGAACAGTTCGAGTCGCTGGAGATGCCGTACGACTGGATTCCGATTCTTGCCGATTACTGCCGTGAAAGCGGCGTCCAGTTCCTCTCGACACCATTCGACGAACAGTCGGCCGCGGAACTCGCGGAGCACGTTCCCGCGTTCAAGATTGCCTCGATGTCGATGTCGAATCTTCCCTTCCTGCGGTCGCTGGGCGAGTTCGACGTGCCCCTCGTGCTCTCGACGGGTGGCCACGAATTCACTGACATCGCGACGGCCGTCGAGACACTCGACGACGCGAACGTGTCCGAATACGTTCTCCTCCAGTGTGTTGCTGCGTATCCCGCACCGCTGGATCGAAGCAACGTTCGCGTCGTCGAGACGCTCCGTGAGGAGTTCGACTGTCTCGCCGGGCTGTCGGATCATACCCTCGACCCGACCACTGCTCCCACCGTAGCCGTCTCGCTCGGTGCCACTATCGTCGAGAAACACTTCACGCTCGACAACTCGATGGAGGGGCCGGATCACAGCTTCGCGCTCGAACCGGACGAACTCGAAGCGATGGTCGATGCCATCCGGAAGACGGAACAGGCGCTTGGCTCGCCCGAAAAGCGAGTTTTGGACGTAGAACAGGACGTGGTGTCGGTCGCGAAACGCGGGATTCACGTCGTTCGGGACGTGCCCGCGGACACGACACTCGACACAACGGATATCGCGGTTCGACGACCTGGTCAGCGGGAGCGGGGACTGGACCCGTCGTTCTACGATGATGTTATCGGTCGGACGACGGCGACGGCCCTCGACGCCGGCGAGCCGCTGACGTGGGAGAAACTCCGCGACTGA
- a CDS encoding DegT/DnrJ/EryC1/StrS family aminotransferase — MEQLARDGGDAVRPDGIALSKPVVGDEEIDRVGDVLRSGWVTTGDETEAFEAAIADRLGTDHAIGTTNCSSALEITYRALELDGDVLTTPMTFATTVSGLVRAGANPILCDVRADTFTLDIESVKEAITPQTTAIVPVHFAGQGVEMDAILDLAADHDLTVVEDAAHGLGASYEGTPLGTLGDVGCFSFHATKSITTGEGGMLVTADEAVAELTRRLRLAGVDKDATARSDGEAPNWAYDVTAVAGKCNMNDVRAAIGIEQLSKLDDFVAARCTVAAALDDGLTDVPGVTPLTVRDPSEHARHLYPVLLDEETLGVDRRTFETALNAEGIATGVYYIPIHHHSAFDDIDRMDLSTTEDVASRTLCLPIHPGMDKRDAADVIRAVEKVVDLL, encoded by the coding sequence ATGGAACAACTGGCTCGTGACGGCGGCGACGCCGTCCGTCCGGACGGCATCGCGCTGTCGAAGCCGGTGGTCGGCGACGAAGAGATCGACCGCGTGGGCGACGTACTCCGGTCGGGGTGGGTCACGACCGGCGACGAGACGGAGGCGTTCGAAGCGGCGATTGCGGATCGTCTCGGAACCGATCACGCCATCGGGACGACCAACTGTTCGAGCGCACTGGAGATCACCTACCGGGCGCTGGAACTCGACGGGGACGTACTCACAACGCCGATGACGTTCGCGACGACCGTCTCCGGCCTCGTTCGCGCGGGGGCGAATCCCATTCTCTGTGACGTGCGTGCCGATACCTTCACGCTGGACATCGAGTCGGTGAAGGAGGCGATTACGCCCCAGACGACAGCCATCGTCCCGGTCCACTTCGCGGGGCAGGGCGTCGAGATGGATGCGATCCTCGATCTCGCAGCCGATCACGATCTGACCGTCGTCGAGGACGCTGCCCACGGTCTGGGTGCGTCGTACGAGGGGACGCCACTCGGGACACTCGGCGATGTCGGCTGTTTCTCCTTCCACGCGACCAAGTCGATCACGACAGGTGAAGGAGGGATGCTCGTGACCGCCGACGAGGCGGTCGCGGAACTAACCCGACGGCTCCGGTTGGCCGGCGTCGACAAGGACGCCACCGCACGAAGCGACGGGGAGGCCCCGAACTGGGCGTACGACGTGACGGCCGTCGCCGGGAAATGCAACATGAACGACGTGCGGGCGGCAATCGGGATCGAACAGCTCTCGAAACTCGACGACTTCGTCGCCGCCAGATGCACTGTCGCGGCCGCGCTGGACGATGGACTGACCGACGTGCCGGGGGTGACGCCGTTGACCGTCCGCGACCCGAGCGAACACGCCCGCCACCTGTACCCGGTTCTGCTTGACGAGGAAACGCTCGGCGTGGATCGTCGGACCTTCGAAACGGCGCTGAACGCGGAGGGCATCGCCACCGGCGTTTACTACATCCCGATCCACCATCACTCGGCGTTTGACGACATCGACCGGATGGACCTCTCGACGACCGAGGACGTGGCGAGTCGGACGCTCTGTCTTCCGATCCACCCGGGGATGGACAAGAGAGACGCAGCGGACGTGATCCGAGCGGTCGAGAAGGTCGTCGACCTGCTCTAG
- a CDS encoding nucleotide sugar dehydrogenase, which produces MNSERSLCVVGLGEVGLRLAISFADAGVDVVGIDVDEERVAQLEQGESYISDIPDADIATLRDAGFEAHATYDELDDVSHVAICVPTPLQKSGQPDISYVLAAAESLAERVGPECTIIIESTVYPTATEDVIAEVFETHGFIVGEDIFLASSPERVDPGNEDYHLTEIPKVVGGVTEQCADNVEALYGDVFESLVRVDSATEAEMAKILENTFRNVNIALVNELVKVANNFDINFWRIIDAAKTKPYGFMPFYPGPGLGGHCIPVDPLYLSWKARQDGLNTPLIDLADSTNREMSEYIVLRTTEHLNERRVPLPNADILILGVAYKPDVPDVRNSPAIDIIDQLEQRNATVSYHDPYVEVFETPDNGTYTSEPLTAERLADADCVLVVTDHSEYDMEFVVEHASLVFDTRNATDGIDADNVRLL; this is translated from the coding sequence ATGAACTCCGAGCGGTCCCTCTGTGTCGTTGGTCTCGGTGAAGTCGGACTTCGACTCGCCATCTCGTTTGCCGACGCTGGCGTCGACGTGGTCGGCATCGACGTGGATGAAGAGCGCGTCGCACAACTTGAGCAGGGCGAGTCGTACATCAGTGACATTCCGGACGCCGATATCGCGACGCTCCGCGACGCCGGGTTCGAAGCCCACGCGACCTACGACGAACTGGACGACGTCTCACACGTCGCCATCTGTGTCCCAACGCCGCTCCAGAAATCCGGACAGCCGGACATCTCGTACGTGCTCGCTGCCGCCGAGAGCCTCGCAGAACGCGTCGGGCCGGAGTGTACGATCATCATCGAGAGTACGGTCTATCCGACCGCGACGGAGGACGTGATCGCCGAAGTGTTCGAGACACACGGATTCATCGTCGGCGAAGACATCTTTTTGGCGAGTTCGCCCGAGCGCGTCGATCCGGGGAACGAGGACTACCACCTCACCGAGATTCCGAAGGTGGTCGGCGGCGTCACCGAGCAGTGCGCTGACAACGTCGAAGCGCTGTACGGTGACGTATTCGAGTCGCTCGTCCGCGTCGACTCCGCCACCGAGGCCGAAATGGCGAAGATTCTCGAGAACACGTTCCGTAACGTCAACATCGCGCTGGTGAACGAACTGGTCAAAGTTGCGAACAACTTCGACATCAACTTCTGGCGCATCATCGACGCGGCGAAGACGAAACCGTACGGTTTCATGCCGTTCTATCCCGGTCCGGGACTGGGCGGGCACTGCATTCCCGTCGACCCGCTGTATCTCTCCTGGAAGGCCCGGCAAGATGGGCTGAACACGCCGCTGATCGATCTGGCGGATTCGACGAATCGCGAGATGTCCGAGTATATCGTCTTGCGGACGACCGAACACCTCAACGAGCGTCGCGTACCACTCCCGAACGCGGACATTCTCATTCTCGGTGTCGCCTACAAGCCCGACGTGCCCGACGTGCGCAACTCCCCTGCCATCGACATCATCGACCAACTCGAACAGCGTAACGCAACCGTCTCCTACCACGATCCGTACGTCGAGGTATTCGAGACGCCGGACAACGGCACGTACACGTCCGAACCTCTCACCGCCGAGCGCCTGGCCGATGCCGACTGCGTACTCGTCGTCACCGATCACTCCGAGTACGACATGGAGTTCGTCGTCGAACACGCGTCGCTCGTGTTCGACACCCGAAACGCGACCGACGGCATCGACGCCGACAACGTCCGCCTCCTCTAG